The Roseococcus microcysteis genome contains a region encoding:
- the efp gene encoding elongation factor P: MAKMQANQMRAGMVIEFEGQRYTILKQNIMIPGKGNAIIQVDMRNIKTGAKKDQRWRTADVVERLTTEDKEFTYSYSDGENLVLMDPETYEQTQVPAAILGDRLPFLQENMVVNVRLIEGDPVSMDLPELVTLEIAEADPVVKGQTASSSYKPALLVNGVKTMVPPFITAGEKIVVRTEDASYVERAKG, encoded by the coding sequence ATGGCGAAGATGCAGGCCAACCAGATGCGTGCCGGCATGGTCATCGAGTTCGAAGGCCAGCGCTACACCATCCTCAAGCAGAACATCATGATCCCGGGCAAAGGCAACGCGATCATCCAGGTGGACATGCGCAACATCAAGACGGGCGCCAAGAAGGATCAGCGCTGGCGTACCGCCGACGTGGTCGAGCGCCTGACGACCGAGGACAAGGAGTTCACCTACTCCTACTCGGATGGCGAGAACCTGGTGCTCATGGACCCCGAGACCTATGAGCAGACGCAGGTCCCCGCCGCCATCCTGGGCGACCGCCTGCCCTTCCTGCAGGAGAACATGGTGGTGAACGTCCGCCTCATCGAGGGCGACCCCGTCTCCATGGACCTGCCCGAGCTGGTCACGCTGGAAATCGCCGAGGCCGACCCGGTGGTGAAGGGGCAGACGGCCTCCTCCTCCTACAAGCCCGCTTTGCTGGTGAACGGCGTGAAGACCATGGTGCCGCCCTTCATCACGGCCGGCGAGAAGATCGTGGTCCGCACCGAGGACGCCTCCTACGTCGAGCGCGCCAAGGGCTGA
- a CDS encoding Y-family DNA polymerase: MPPDPHADDPLLQPDPRAPLRWLFLDLNSYFASVEQQEDPALRGRPVGVVPSEGENTSLIAVSLEGKRLGLRTGTPVHEARRLFPGIALRPARHALYVAYHQRVLAAIERHAPVSRAWSVDEFSVRLSGAQRGPAGAMALARAIRAGIAEHVGECLRCSIGLAPSWRLAKLATELEKPDGLVALRPEDLPARLLPIGLREFPGIGERLAARLARRGVTDVRGLWEMGPKRARAVWNSVEGERFWYGLRGADIPEPPLPAQPGSLGHARVLPPELRDPEGARHVARLLAQKATARLRAAGCLAGLVVLEARPGRSEPVTETLHAALKLRPTDDERAVLEAVEAMWRGWLTRPGAPRRLRHVSVTLAEIVSARAHAAAPDLFAAGPPAGGEAPPNAGLGAALDRVHQRFGRGSLTIGAAPRDWESYAGEKIAFSRVPMRKG; encoded by the coding sequence ATGCCGCCCGATCCCCACGCCGACGACCCCCTGCTGCAGCCCGACCCGCGGGCCCCGCTGCGCTGGCTCTTCCTTGATCTCAACAGCTATTTCGCGAGCGTGGAGCAGCAGGAGGACCCGGCCCTGCGCGGCCGCCCGGTCGGCGTCGTGCCCTCGGAGGGTGAGAACACCTCCCTCATCGCGGTGAGCCTGGAGGGAAAGCGGCTGGGCCTGCGGACCGGCACGCCGGTGCACGAGGCCCGGCGCCTCTTCCCCGGCATCGCCCTGCGCCCGGCCCGCCATGCGCTCTATGTCGCCTATCACCAGCGGGTGCTGGCCGCGATCGAGCGTCACGCCCCCGTCTCCCGCGCCTGGTCGGTGGATGAGTTCTCGGTGCGGCTCTCGGGCGCGCAGCGCGGGCCGGCGGGAGCGATGGCGCTGGCAAGGGCCATCCGGGCGGGAATCGCGGAACATGTCGGGGAATGCCTGCGCTGCTCCATCGGCCTCGCGCCCAGCTGGCGGCTGGCCAAGCTCGCGACCGAGCTGGAGAAGCCCGACGGGCTGGTGGCGCTGCGGCCCGAGGACCTGCCCGCCCGCCTGCTGCCCATCGGCCTGCGTGAATTCCCCGGCATCGGCGAGCGGCTGGCCGCCCGGCTGGCGCGCCGCGGCGTCACCGATGTCCGCGGCTTGTGGGAGATGGGCCCCAAGCGCGCCCGCGCCGTGTGGAACAGCGTGGAGGGCGAGCGCTTCTGGTATGGGCTGCGCGGCGCGGACATTCCCGAGCCGCCCCTGCCCGCCCAACCCGGCTCGCTCGGCCATGCCCGCGTCCTGCCACCCGAACTGCGCGACCCCGAGGGGGCGCGGCATGTGGCGCGGCTGCTGGCGCAGAAGGCCACCGCCCGGCTGCGGGCGGCGGGGTGCCTGGCCGGGCTCGTGGTGCTGGAGGCACGGCCCGGGCGTTCCGAACCCGTGACCGAGACGCTGCACGCCGCCCTGAAGCTGCGCCCGACCGATGACGAGCGCGCGGTGCTGGAGGCGGTGGAGGCGATGTGGCGCGGCTGGCTCACCCGGCCCGGCGCGCCGCGGCGGCTGCGGCATGTGAGCGTGACGCTGGCGGAGATCGTCTCCGCGCGGGCGCATGCGGCGGCACCCGACCTCTTCGCCGCCGGCCCGCCGGCCGGAGGCGAGGCGCCACCGAATGCCGGGCTGGGCGCGGCGCTCGACCGGGTGCACCAGCGCTTCGGCCGCGGCAGCCTGACCATCGGCGCGGCCCCGCGCGACTGGGAATCCTATGCGGGGGAGAAGATCGCCTTTTCGCGGGTGCCGATGCGGAAGGGCTGA
- a CDS encoding M20 aminoacylase family protein gives MNSSVIETVRQWQPELAAIRQDIHAHPELGMEEVRTAALVAKELRALGIEVTEGVGKLGVVGTIKGTRPGQRVIGLRADMDALQIPEATGKPYASKHEGLMHACGHDGHTTMLLGAARYLSQHKDFAGTVHLIFQPAEEGRGGARAMIADGLFERFPVDAVYGLHNKPTIPAGTFAIRKGPALAASDRFIVTFKGTGGHGGSTPHLATDVTIVQAHFVLALQTIIGRNVPAVETAVLSVGSIQGGSPISANVMPAEMTVTGTARSYTPAIRDLLERRIGELAHGLATSYGVTADVTYRRGTPATVNHDEQTDVAAAAARALVGDAAVNTNNALVTGAEDFALMLEQRPGAFMFIGGGNGPDGTSANLHTPHFDFNDDIIPLGVAYWVSVVDQELRGA, from the coding sequence ATGAATTCTTCCGTCATCGAGACCGTGCGCCAATGGCAGCCCGAGCTGGCCGCCATCCGCCAGGACATCCACGCCCACCCCGAGCTCGGCATGGAGGAGGTCCGCACCGCCGCCCTGGTGGCGAAGGAACTCCGCGCGCTGGGCATCGAGGTGACGGAGGGCGTGGGCAAGCTCGGCGTCGTCGGCACCATCAAAGGCACGCGGCCGGGCCAGCGCGTGATCGGCCTGCGCGCGGACATGGACGCGCTGCAAATCCCCGAGGCCACGGGCAAGCCCTATGCATCGAAGCATGAGGGGCTGATGCATGCCTGCGGCCATGACGGCCACACCACCATGCTGCTGGGGGCGGCGCGCTACCTGTCGCAGCACAAGGATTTCGCGGGCACCGTCCACCTGATCTTCCAGCCGGCCGAGGAAGGCCGTGGTGGCGCCCGCGCCATGATCGCGGACGGGCTGTTCGAGCGCTTCCCGGTGGACGCCGTCTACGGGCTGCACAACAAGCCCACCATCCCCGCCGGCACCTTCGCCATCCGCAAGGGGCCGGCGCTGGCGGCGTCGGACCGCTTCATCGTCACCTTCAAGGGCACGGGCGGGCATGGCGGCTCCACGCCGCATCTGGCCACCGACGTGACCATCGTGCAGGCGCATTTCGTGCTGGCGCTGCAGACCATCATCGGCCGCAACGTGCCGGCGGTGGAGACGGCGGTGCTGAGCGTGGGCTCGATCCAGGGCGGCTCCCCCATCTCCGCCAATGTCATGCCGGCCGAGATGACGGTCACGGGCACGGCGCGCAGCTACACGCCGGCCATCCGCGACCTGCTGGAGCGGCGCATCGGGGAACTCGCGCACGGCCTCGCCACCTCCTATGGCGTGACGGCGGATGTCACCTATCGCCGCGGCACGCCCGCCACGGTGAACCATGACGAGCAGACCGACGTGGCCGCCGCCGCCGCCCGCGCGCTGGTGGGCGATGCGGCGGTGAACACCAACAACGCCCTGGTGACGGGCGCCGAGGATTTCGCCCTGATGCTGGAGCAGCGGCCGGGCGCCTTCATGTTCATCGGCGGCGGCAACGGGCCGGATGGCACCTCCGCCAACCTGCACACCCCGCATTTCGACTTCAACGACGACATCATCCCGCTGGGCGTCGCCTATTGGGTCAGCGTCGTGGATCAGGAACTGCGCGGCGCCTGA
- a CDS encoding thiamine pyrophosphate-binding protein, with product MNTAAPSHWPGEILAAFKAQDVRLVPYVPDNVLRPLIAAIEADPHFTAFPCAREEEAIGIAAGAVMSGMRAACLMQTSGFATLPNALASLVCAFQLPVVMVVSERGTLGEFNPGQAIVCRTMRPILDSMGIEHHTLTRLDECGFQADRALRQAFATRWPACLILSPLLTARPQ from the coding sequence ATGAACACCGCCGCGCCATCCCATTGGCCGGGCGAGATCCTCGCGGCCTTCAAGGCCCAGGATGTGCGCCTGGTGCCCTATGTCCCCGACAACGTCCTGCGCCCGCTGATCGCGGCCATCGAGGCCGACCCGCATTTCACCGCCTTCCCCTGCGCGCGCGAGGAGGAGGCGATCGGCATCGCGGCCGGCGCCGTCATGTCGGGGATGCGCGCCGCCTGCCTGATGCAGACCTCGGGCTTCGCCACCCTGCCCAACGCCCTGGCCTCGCTGGTCTGCGCCTTCCAGCTTCCGGTGGTGATGGTGGTGAGCGAACGCGGCACGCTGGGTGAGTTCAACCCGGGCCAGGCCATCGTCTGCCGCACCATGCGCCCCATCCTGGACAGCATGGGCATCGAGCACCACACGCTGACGCGGCTCGACGAATGCGGCTTCCAGGCCGACCGCGCGCTGCGCCAGGCCTTCGCGACGCGCTGGCCCGCCTGCCTGATCCTGTCCCCGCTGCTGACCGCGAGGCCGCAATGA
- a CDS encoding exopolysaccharide biosynthesis protein, whose translation MAALQYERAAVPGSASVITTSSEPGAQGAPREFGPHAGPAAGVHAGPESAEAALQAEHPVPISELIGIIARDWPTERVTLGELIESLGPRGYGILIVLFALPNLLPIYIPGLSPIFGFPLMIICAQLAYGLPTPRLPAFLTRRSMKRSDLRMITSRALPWLKRVERWVKPRPSIVTSRLGDRMIGAYGVLLSCIVIIPLPFTNGPPSLACLIMAMGMMEEDTFTILGGAMFGIAGIALALSIIGSVGWMLMAGFSWMFGM comes from the coding sequence ATGGCAGCGTTGCAGTATGAGCGCGCGGCTGTCCCGGGGAGTGCAAGCGTCATCACCACGTCATCAGAGCCGGGCGCGCAGGGCGCGCCCAGGGAATTCGGCCCGCATGCGGGGCCGGCGGCAGGGGTCCATGCCGGGCCCGAGAGCGCCGAGGCGGCGCTGCAGGCGGAACACCCGGTTCCCATTTCCGAGCTGATCGGCATCATCGCGCGCGACTGGCCGACCGAGCGCGTGACGCTGGGCGAGCTGATCGAATCGCTGGGCCCGCGCGGCTACGGCATCCTGATCGTGCTCTTCGCGCTGCCGAACCTGCTGCCGATCTACATCCCGGGCCTCAGCCCCATCTTCGGCTTCCCGCTGATGATCATCTGCGCGCAGCTGGCCTATGGGCTGCCCACGCCGCGCCTGCCCGCCTTCCTGACGCGGCGCTCCATGAAGCGGTCGGATTTGCGGATGATCACGAGCCGGGCGCTGCCCTGGCTGAAGCGGGTGGAACGCTGGGTGAAGCCGCGCCCCTCCATCGTCACCTCGCGCCTGGGCGACCGGATGATCGGCGCCTATGGCGTGCTGCTCTCCTGCATCGTGATCATCCCGCTGCCCTTCACCAATGGGCCGCCCTCGCTGGCCTGCCTCATCATGGCGATGGGGATGATGGAGGAGGACACCTTCACCATCCTGGGCGGAGCGATGTTCGGCATCGCGGGCATCGCGCTGGCCCTGTCCATCATCGGCAGCGTGGGCTGGATGCTGATGGCGGGGTTCAGCTGGATGTTCGGGATGTGA
- a CDS encoding thiamine pyrophosphate-dependent enzyme, whose protein sequence is MNRAALTRRIVGKLNKREAVVGGIGNSNWDLWAADPTRPENFYMLGSMGLAAPIALGVALAQPERRVLALEGDGSLLMQLGCLSTIAARAPCNLIIVVWDNAIYQITGGQPTPAAQSGTDWVAIARASGIAKSHWAADEAEFDALIETALTTDGPHLIAARIDDEPGRNQTDRDPVRFAQAFTRAMALPVG, encoded by the coding sequence ATGAACCGCGCCGCCCTGACAAGGCGCATCGTGGGCAAGCTGAACAAGCGCGAGGCCGTGGTGGGCGGCATCGGCAATTCCAACTGGGACCTCTGGGCGGCCGACCCCACGCGGCCCGAGAATTTCTACATGCTGGGCAGCATGGGCCTCGCCGCGCCCATCGCGCTGGGCGTGGCGCTGGCCCAGCCCGAGCGGCGCGTGCTGGCGCTGGAGGGCGATGGCTCCCTGCTGATGCAGCTGGGCTGCCTGTCCACCATCGCGGCACGGGCGCCGTGCAACCTCATCATCGTGGTGTGGGACAACGCCATCTACCAGATCACGGGCGGGCAACCCACGCCGGCCGCGCAGTCGGGCACGGACTGGGTGGCCATCGCCCGCGCCAGCGGCATCGCGAAGAGCCATTGGGCCGCGGATGAGGCGGAGTTCGACGCGCTGATCGAGACGGCGCTGACCACCGATGGCCCGCACCTGATCGCCGCGCGAATCGACGACGAGCCCGGCCGCAACCAGACCGACCGCGATCCGGTGCGCTTCGCCCAGGCTTTTACCCGCGCCATGGCGCTGCCCGTGGGCTGA
- a CDS encoding META domain-containing protein, whose translation MRHAIIALAVTLGACATPPAPATLTGPEWRLESIAGAAPARPSTLRFEEGRLAGRGPCNNYGGSWRMEEGRLRTGPLIATRMPCPEPAMGQEGVVLRLIETGRIARLTGDRLELVGSDGTRLVARR comes from the coding sequence ATGCGCCACGCCATCATCGCCCTTGCCGTGACACTCGGCGCCTGCGCCACGCCGCCCGCCCCCGCCACGCTGACCGGCCCCGAATGGCGTCTGGAGAGCATCGCCGGCGCCGCCCCCGCGCGGCCTTCCACGCTGCGTTTCGAGGAGGGGCGGCTCGCGGGGCGCGGCCCCTGCAACAATTACGGCGGGTCCTGGCGCATGGAGGAGGGAAGGCTTCGCACCGGCCCCCTCATCGCCACGCGCATGCCCTGCCCCGAGCCGGCCATGGGGCAGGAGGGGGTGGTGCTGCGCCTCATCGAGACCGGGCGCATCGCGCGCCTCACCGGCGACCGGCTGGAACTGGTGGGCAGTGACGGCACGCGGCTGGTGGCGCGGCGCTGA
- a CDS encoding flagellar motor protein MotA: MTQPLQYLWRMLGFLALVLLAALPLAGTLWTAFLANPALNGVILGVLAIGIAWNIRQVILLRDEVAWLSAFRNARQGAPAREAPRLLAPLASMLATRRSDRLSLSAGALRSVLDGILSRLDETRELSRYMTGLLIFLGLLGTFWGLLLTIGAVADVIGAMTLGVGDVNALFDQLRGGLAQPLRGMGVAFSSSLLGLAGALVLGFLDLTAGQAQNRFATELEDWLAGQTRLSAGSGGELEGEVELPALLEANAHSLEVVAGMLVRAEEGRAQHEAGLHQLAERMSVLTEQMRATQMLLARLVDQRLSTGEEANRGHLRAIEAQLGQLVQELAQGRAQSTAELRAEIQEVTRILAALAEGPR, from the coding sequence ATGACGCAGCCCTTGCAATATCTCTGGCGCATGCTGGGCTTCCTGGCCCTGGTCCTGCTCGCGGCCCTGCCGCTGGCCGGCACGCTCTGGACCGCCTTCCTGGCCAACCCCGCGCTGAATGGCGTGATCCTGGGCGTGCTGGCCATCGGCATCGCCTGGAACATCCGCCAGGTGATCCTGCTGCGCGACGAGGTCGCCTGGCTCTCCGCCTTCCGCAACGCCCGCCAGGGGGCACCCGCGCGCGAGGCGCCGCGGCTGCTGGCGCCGCTCGCCAGCATGCTGGCCACCCGCCGCTCCGACCGGCTGAGCCTCTCGGCGGGCGCCCTGCGCTCGGTGCTGGACGGCATCCTCTCGCGGCTGGACGAGACCCGGGAACTCTCCCGCTACATGACCGGGCTGCTGATCTTCCTCGGCCTGCTCGGCACCTTCTGGGGGCTGCTGCTGACCATCGGCGCGGTGGCCGACGTGATCGGCGCCATGACGCTGGGCGTGGGCGATGTGAACGCGCTGTTCGACCAGCTGCGCGGCGGGCTCGCGCAGCCGCTGCGGGGGATGGGGGTGGCCTTCTCCTCCTCGCTGCTGGGGCTGGCGGGGGCCTTGGTGCTGGGCTTCCTCGACCTCACCGCCGGGCAGGCGCAGAACCGCTTCGCGACCGAGCTGGAGGATTGGCTGGCCGGCCAGACCCGCCTCTCGGCCGGATCGGGGGGTGAGCTGGAGGGCGAGGTGGAACTGCCCGCCCTGCTGGAGGCCAATGCCCATAGCCTGGAAGTCGTGGCCGGCATGCTGGTCCGCGCGGAGGAGGGCCGCGCCCAGCACGAGGCCGGCCTGCACCAGCTGGCCGAGCGCATGTCCGTGCTCACCGAGCAGATGCGCGCCACCCAGATGCTGCTGGCGCGGCTGGTGGACCAGCGGCTTTCCACCGGCGAGGAGGCCAATCGCGGCCATCTGCGCGCCATCGAGGCGCAGCTGGGCCAACTCGTGCAGGAGCTGGCGCAGGGCCGGGCGCAATCCACCGCCGAACTCCGCGCCGAGATCCAGGAAGTCACGCGCATCCTTGCCGCCTTGGCCGAAGGCCCGCGCTGA
- a CDS encoding transglutaminase family protein has product MPDVQISHRTEYAYQRPVGLMPHRLMLRPQDSHDLRLHEATLTVDPPAARTRWAHDVFGNSICHLEWDENLRTPHLRIVSELSLTHYPAGTSLRREALDPLAELYPFSYAADEIPDLARLTERQLPDPERQVDAWARRFAAREGGVHTLELLEEMTRAIKAEFTYVGREAEGTQAPAETLSMGSGTCRDFAVLMMEAARSLGFAARFITGYLYEEPDAPNQGAGATHAWCGVYLPGAGWVEYDPTNGIIAGQNLIRVGVTRTPAQAMPVAGGFVGDPTDPLPLTVEVQARAVPPPHGTPGGQSN; this is encoded by the coding sequence ATGCCCGACGTGCAGATCAGCCATCGAACGGAATATGCCTATCAACGTCCGGTAGGGCTCATGCCGCACCGGCTCATGCTGCGTCCCCAGGACAGCCACGACCTGCGACTGCACGAGGCCACGCTGACGGTGGACCCGCCCGCCGCCCGCACGCGCTGGGCGCATGACGTCTTCGGCAATTCCATCTGCCACCTGGAATGGGACGAGAACCTTCGCACGCCGCATCTGCGCATCGTCTCGGAGCTGTCGCTGACCCATTACCCCGCGGGAACCTCGCTGCGGCGGGAGGCGCTGGATCCCCTGGCCGAGCTCTACCCCTTCTCCTACGCGGCCGATGAAATCCCGGACCTGGCCCGCCTGACCGAACGCCAGCTGCCGGACCCCGAGCGCCAGGTGGATGCCTGGGCGCGTCGCTTCGCCGCGCGCGAGGGCGGGGTGCACACGCTGGAGCTGCTGGAGGAGATGACGCGCGCCATCAAGGCGGAATTCACCTATGTGGGGCGCGAGGCGGAGGGCACCCAGGCCCCGGCCGAGACGCTCTCCATGGGCAGCGGCACCTGCCGGGACTTCGCCGTGCTGATGATGGAGGCCGCGCGCAGCCTGGGCTTCGCCGCGCGCTTCATCACAGGTTACCTCTACGAGGAGCCGGACGCCCCCAACCAGGGCGCCGGCGCCACCCACGCCTGGTGCGGGGTCTATCTGCCGGGGGCCGGTTGGGTGGAATATGACCCGACGAATGGCATCATCGCCGGGCAAAACCTCATCCGGGTGGGGGTGACACGCACCCCCGCACAGGCCATGCCTGTGGCCGGCGGCTTCGTGGGCGACCCCACGGACCCGCTGCCTCTGACCGTGGAAGTCCAGGCAAGGGCGGTGCCGCCACCGCACGGCACGCCGGGCGGCCAGAGCAACTGA
- the upp gene encoding uracil phosphoribosyltransferase: MDSTFRVPRHALLRAKLTLIRRRETDSATFRRVLAEMGAILTAEILRDLPEAVAGIETPVGPMDAPVLAAPEPCLVAVLRAGLGLLEGARMVLPDAPVGHLGLVRDEATLQASEYVVRLPRDLAQRGALVLDPMLATGGSAIQAIARVKQAGATSVRFACVVAAPEGVRALQAAHPDVPILSAALDERLNEHGYIVPGLGDAGDRCFGTD; the protein is encoded by the coding sequence ATGGACTCGACCTTCCGCGTGCCGCGCCACGCCCTCCTGCGCGCGAAGCTGACCCTGATCCGCCGCCGCGAGACGGACAGCGCCACCTTCCGCCGCGTGCTGGCGGAGATGGGCGCCATCCTGACCGCCGAGATCCTGCGCGACCTGCCCGAGGCGGTGGCGGGCATCGAGACGCCCGTGGGGCCGATGGACGCGCCCGTGCTGGCCGCGCCCGAGCCTTGCCTGGTGGCGGTGCTGCGCGCCGGCCTCGGGCTGCTGGAGGGCGCGCGCATGGTGCTGCCCGACGCGCCGGTGGGGCATCTGGGCCTGGTGCGCGACGAGGCGACGCTCCAGGCCAGCGAATACGTCGTGCGGCTGCCGCGGGACCTGGCACAGCGCGGCGCGCTGGTGCTGGACCCGATGCTGGCCACCGGCGGTTCGGCCATCCAGGCCATCGCGCGGGTGAAGCAGGCCGGCGCCACCAGCGTGCGCTTCGCCTGCGTGGTCGCCGCACCCGAGGGCGTGCGGGCGCTCCAGGCCGCGCATCCGGACGTGCCCATCCTGTCGGCCGCGCTGGATGAGCGGCTGAACGAGCATGGCTATATCGTCCCCGGCCTCGGCGATGCCGGGGATCGGTGCTTCGGGACGGACTGA
- a CDS encoding inositol monophosphatase family protein: MSGANSPRLSPALNVVVAACRKASRRLLRDFTEVETLQVSAKSAGDFVSQADLRAEQTLREELSKARPGFGFLMEESGASGDKDWEWRWVVDPLDGTTNFLHGIPHWAISVGIEKRVSETSGEIMAGVIYNPASDELFWAEKGMGAFLNDKRLRVSGRRVMNEALFATGIPFASVPRKAEFTHALVRIMPQVAGVRRFGSAALDLAWTAAGRYDGYWELGLNKWDIAAGLVMVREAGGYVTAPDGGDPYAEGHVVAGNPNLQGKLREIVADSIAAAAAGRGRAEVG, encoded by the coding sequence ATGTCCGGTGCCAACTCCCCCCGCCTGTCGCCCGCGCTGAACGTGGTGGTCGCCGCCTGCCGCAAGGCCTCGCGCCGCCTGCTGCGCGACTTCACGGAGGTGGAGACGCTGCAGGTCTCGGCCAAGTCCGCGGGCGACTTCGTCTCCCAGGCCGATCTGCGGGCGGAGCAGACGCTGCGCGAGGAACTCTCCAAGGCCCGCCCGGGCTTCGGCTTCCTCATGGAGGAGAGCGGCGCCAGCGGCGACAAGGACTGGGAATGGCGCTGGGTGGTGGACCCGCTGGACGGCACCACCAACTTCCTGCACGGCATCCCGCACTGGGCCATCTCCGTCGGCATCGAGAAGCGCGTCAGCGAAACGTCCGGCGAGATCATGGCCGGCGTCATCTACAACCCCGCCTCGGACGAGCTGTTCTGGGCCGAGAAGGGCATGGGCGCCTTCCTCAACGACAAGCGGCTGCGCGTCTCGGGAAGGCGGGTGATGAACGAGGCGCTCTTCGCCACCGGCATCCCCTTCGCCTCGGTGCCGCGCAAGGCGGAATTCACCCACGCCCTGGTGCGGATCATGCCGCAGGTGGCGGGCGTGCGCCGCTTCGGCTCGGCGGCGCTCGACCTCGCCTGGACGGCGGCCGGCCGGTATGACGGCTACTGGGAACTCGGCCTCAACAAGTGGGACATCGCGGCCGGCCTGGTCATGGTGCGCGAGGCGGGCGGCTATGTCACCGCGCCCGATGGCGGCGACCCTTATGCCGAGGGCCATGTGGTCGCGGGCAACCCGAACCTCCAGGGCAAGCTGCGCGAGATCGTGGCCGACAGCATCGCGGCCGCCGCCGCCGGCCGGGGCCGCGCAGAGGTCGGCTGA
- a CDS encoding 2-hydroxychromene-2-carboxylate isomerase, with protein sequence MTTPLAFHFDVHSPWCFLASLRVEAIAARHGRAVDWVPLHLARLMERINGRRPLEANAAFVAWYRQDLQDWATLAGVTLRQHPDYPLRPARALRACCFARSEGKGGAFARAVLTAYWTEAAQIDDAGLLGDLGAGVGLDRAAIIAATNDARWKAEVEANTEAAAQAGIFGLPATIADGKLFFGNDRLELLDLFLAHGSIPGPG encoded by the coding sequence ATGACGACCCCCCTCGCCTTCCATTTCGACGTGCACAGCCCCTGGTGCTTCCTGGCCTCGCTCAGGGTCGAGGCCATCGCGGCCCGGCATGGCCGCGCGGTGGATTGGGTGCCGCTGCACCTGGCGCGGCTGATGGAGCGGATCAACGGCCGCCGCCCGCTGGAGGCCAATGCCGCCTTCGTCGCCTGGTACCGGCAGGATTTGCAAGACTGGGCGACCCTAGCGGGAGTGACCCTGCGCCAGCACCCCGACTACCCGCTGCGCCCGGCCCGCGCGCTGCGCGCCTGCTGCTTCGCGCGGAGCGAGGGAAAGGGCGGCGCCTTCGCCCGCGCCGTGCTCACCGCCTACTGGACCGAGGCCGCGCAGATTGATGACGCGGGCCTGCTGGGCGACCTGGGCGCCGGGGTGGGGCTGGACCGCGCCGCCATCATCGCCGCCACTAACGACGCGCGCTGGAAGGCCGAGGTGGAGGCCAACACCGAGGCCGCCGCGCAAGCCGGCATCTTCGGCCTGCCGGCCACCATCGCCGACGGCAAGCTCTTCTTCGGCAATGACCGGCTGGAGCTGCTGGACCTGTTCCTGGCCCATGGGAGCATCCCCGGGCCGGGTTGA
- a CDS encoding peptidoglycan -binding protein codes for MARRARRGGGGFDAWPGYVDALSTLLMVIIFALLVFALGQGFLSAALSSRDRALDVLNRQVAELAEMLALEEGRARALRGELSAATARAATAEERARDEEAVAAASREEVGLLVRQITDLRAQLSRLAAALDVADTREADAAARMENLQARLDAALLARVEELQNYRSEFFGRLSALLGERPEIRVVGDRFVFQSEVLFPTGSAELTPAGQAQLRTLSRLLNEIAASIPPGVNWLLRVDGHADRNPIRSTRFATNWELSAARAIAVVNLLIEAGLPPSRVAAAAFGEHQPLDEGTTPEAFARNRRIELRLTDR; via the coding sequence ATGGCCCGGCGCGCGCGGCGCGGCGGGGGCGGGTTCGACGCCTGGCCCGGCTATGTGGACGCGCTGTCCACCCTGCTGATGGTCATCATCTTCGCGCTGCTGGTCTTCGCGCTGGGGCAGGGCTTCCTCTCGGCGGCGCTCTCCAGCCGCGACCGGGCGCTGGACGTGTTGAACCGCCAGGTGGCGGAACTCGCCGAGATGCTGGCGCTGGAGGAGGGCAGGGCGCGCGCCCTGCGTGGCGAGCTTTCCGCCGCCACCGCCCGCGCCGCCACGGCCGAGGAGCGCGCGCGGGATGAGGAGGCCGTCGCCGCCGCCTCGCGCGAGGAGGTGGGGCTGCTGGTGCGGCAGATCACCGATCTGCGCGCGCAGCTCTCGCGCCTGGCCGCCGCGCTGGACGTGGCCGACACGCGCGAGGCCGATGCGGCGGCGCGGATGGAGAACCTTCAGGCCCGGCTGGATGCCGCGCTGCTGGCCCGCGTCGAGGAATTGCAGAACTATCGCAGCGAGTTCTTCGGCCGCCTCTCCGCCCTGCTGGGCGAGCGGCCGGAAATCCGCGTGGTCGGCGACCGTTTCGTCTTCCAGTCGGAGGTGCTGTTCCCCACCGGCTCGGCCGAGCTGACACCCGCCGGGCAGGCGCAGCTGCGCACCCTGTCGCGCCTGCTGAACGAGATCGCCGCCAGCATCCCGCCCGGCGTGAACTGGCTGCTGCGGGTGGACGGGCATGCGGACCGCAACCCCATCCGCTCCACCCGCTTCGCGACGAACTGGGAGCTTTCGGCCGCGCGGGCCATCGCGGTGGTGAACCTGCTGATCGAGGCCGGGCTGCCCCCGAGCCGCGTGGCGGCCGCGGCCTTCGGCGAGCACCAGCCGCTGGACGAGGGCACCACGCCCGAGGCCTTCGCCCGCAACCGGCGCATCGAGCTGCGGCTGACCGACCGCTAA